A single region of the Lineus longissimus chromosome 14, tnLinLong1.2, whole genome shotgun sequence genome encodes:
- the LOC135498712 gene encoding carboxypeptidase B-like — translation MMQLIVVLFFAFLGCALAGGPNVGKRTYGGYQVFRLKPGNQKGLDLLVDWFKNERDGIDFWRPPKSLEDSVDIQVEPDFLDTVKKELASANIKVKLLFGDLGKTIEKERQENSKQWKSGLSTFKYQAYHRLTEIQTWLDDIAATCPSNLNCDVTSIGKTYEQREMKMIRIGEVGLSNKPAIWIDCGIHAREWISPATCVYTIYRFITDFTRGYSRVTSLLRKFDFYIMPNANPDGYEYSWNMNRMWRKTVTPQYDLGSPCIGVDPNRNWDYQWMAAGASSNPCSDGYGGRSAFSEVETQAMSNFVYANRATIKAFISLHSYGQMFLTPWGVGSALPADYTELYRVASAAATELKAMYGTTYRIGSITTLLYDAAGGSIDWTKAVAGIKYSMAYELRDTGTYGFMLPASQILSTAKETYASLQRLAEEIQV, via the exons ATGATGCAGCTGATCGTCGTTTTGTTCTTCGCCTTCCTGGGATGTGCCCTCGCCGGGGGCCCGAACGTTGGGAAGCGCACTTATGGCGG TTACCAAGTCTTTCGACTGAAGCCAGGAAACCAGAAAGGATTAGATCTTCTTGTGGATTGGTTCAAGAATGAAAGAGATGGG ataGATTTTTGGAGACCACCAAAAAGTCTTGAGGATTCAGTTGATATTCAGGTTGAGCCGGATTTCCTTGATACGGTCAAGAAGGAACTTGCTTCTGCCAATATCAAGGTGAAACTGCTGTTCGGCGATCTCGGAAA AACAATCGAAAAAGAGCGCCAAGAGAATTCTAAGCAATGGAAGTCAGGTCTCAGCACGTTTAAATATCAGGCATATCATCGTCTCACCGAG ATTCAAACATGGTTGGACGACATCGCGGCAACGTGCCCTTCCAATCTGAACTGCGACGTCACAAGCATCGGCAAGACGTATGAACAGAGAGAAATGAAGATGATCAGAATCGGTGAAGTTGGACTCTCGAATAAACCAGCAATCTGGATCGACTGCGGTATTCACGCCAGGGAATGGATTTCTCCAGCTACGTGCGTTTATACCATCTATAGG TTTATCACGGACTTCACTCGCGGGTACTCCCGCGTGACGTCACTTCTCCGCAAGTTCGACTTTTATATCATGCCAAATGCTAACCCGGATGGTTATGAATATTCATGGAATATGAACCGGATGTGGCGTAAAACGGTAACCCCACAATACGACTTGGGCTCACCATGCATTGGAGTTGACCCGAATAGGAACTGGGATTATCAGTGGATGG CGGCAGGAGCGAGCAGCAACCCGTGCTCGGATGGCTACGGCGGCAGGTCCGCCTTCTCAGAAGTCGAGACCCAGGCGATGTCTAACTTCGTATACGCAAACCGCGCGACTATCAAAGCATTCATCTCCCTGCACTCGTATGGACAGATGTTCCTGACGCCGTGGGGTGTAGGGTCTGCATTGCCAGCAGATTATACGGAACTG TATCGTGTCGCTAGTGCTGCAGCTACCGAACTGAAAGCGATGTACGGCACAACCTATCGCATTGGCTCCATCACTACCCTGCTAT ATGATGCAGCGGGCGGCTCAATCGACTGGACAAAGGCAGTAGCTGGTATCAAGTACTCCATGGCCTACGAGCTGAGAGACACGGGCACTTACGGCTTCATGCTACCCGCGAGTCAGATACTTTCCACAGCTAAGGAGACGTACGCTTCCCTGCAACGGTTGGCAGAAGAGATCCAAGTTTAG
- the LOC135498713 gene encoding carboxypeptidase B-like, with the protein MWMEDIATKCPPGLSCNVQTIGQSHESRDMKIIKIGANSNGNSTKPGIWIDCGIHAREWISPATCVYTIYRMIDDFSRGYTRATAVLNQYDWYFLPSANPDGYEFTWDDDRMWRKTRSPNSGSSCMGTDPNRNWDYQWMVAGASSNPCSYTYAGTKAFSEAETTAMRDFINSVKPSLRAYVSIHSYSQLILLPYGVAPAIPADYNELERAAKAARDELGSMFGTVYRVGATPALLYDAAGTSADWAKFVGIKYAYTYELRDTGRYGFILPADQILATAKETYVSLQRLAEEMKA; encoded by the exons ATGTGGATGGAGGATATCGCGACCAAGTGCCCACCAGGCCTCAGCTGCAATGTCCAAACCATTGGCCAATCCCACGAGAGTCGTGATATGAAAATCATCAAGATTGGCGCCAACTCAAATGGCAATTCCACCAAGCCAGGAATCTGGATCGACTGTGGCATTCACGCCCGGGAATGGATCTCACCAGCTACATGCGTTTACACGATATACAGG ATGATTGACGACTTTTCCCGAGGATACACCAGGGCCACAGCTGTCCTCAACCAGTACGATTGGTACTTCCTTCCCTCAGCCAACCCTGACGGGTACGAATTCACGTGGGATGATGACCGCATGTGGCGCAAGACGAGGTCACCGAACTCCGGAAGCTCATGCATGGGGACTGACCCGAACAGGAACTGGGACTACCAATGGATGG TGGCCGGTGCCAGCAGCAACCCCTGCTCCTACACCTATGCCGGAACGAAGGCCTTCTCAGAGGCCGAGACTACGGCCATGAGGGATTTCATCAATAGTGTGAAACCAAGCCTGAGGGCCTACGTATCCATCCATTCGTACTCGCAGTTGATCCTGCTGCCATATGGTGTGGCACCAGCCATCCCTGCAGACTACAATGAACTG GAACGTGCAGCTAAAGCCGCCCGTGATGAGCTTGGATCGATGTTCGGGACCGTCTACCGAGTGGGAGCCACCCCCGCCCTTCTTT ACGATGCTGCAGGCACCTCTGCCGACTGGGCCAAGTTTGTCGGCATCAAATACGCGTACACTTACGAACTCAGGGATACTGGAAGATACGGATTCATTCTCCCTGCGGACCAGATCCTGGCCACGGCCAAGGAGACCTACGTATCGCTGCAGAGGCTGGCTGAAGAGATGAAAGCATGA